In the genome of Poecilia reticulata strain Guanapo linkage group LG16, Guppy_female_1.0+MT, whole genome shotgun sequence, one region contains:
- the LOC103477763 gene encoding uncharacterized protein LOC103477763 yields MKTSNQVSCFCETAGNPSPTTHWYLHGKLVNQSSQMVITHESLNNSNLRSIITIDEPQDRDLSTLQCXSSNYLGSAXKXFCVSCLDNPKENESQILTPVFIGIGVAFLLTVCALLVAVWFQKTHHKPKSVTATSGQHGAKEQTKADNSQPSTGTDLSCNKPEKMSKSSADKSEDVVYARLNWRENNXVKEEDIYVNLELSEGPCLNEKKCDNGGGHSVSNKEEIESMHAEXKTKNMRRESEVVYAQVKFQTKXPK; encoded by the exons ATGAAAACTTCAAATCAGGTCAGCTGTTTCTGYGAAACAGCAGGAAACCCGTCTCCGACAACACATTGGTACTTGCATGGGAAACTGGTTAATCAGTCTAGCCAGATGGTGATTACACATGAGTCTCTAAATAACTCGAATCTGAGGAGCATCATCACTATTGATGAACCACAGGACAGAGATCTGTCCACCTTGCAGTGCKTCAGCTCCAACTATTTGGGGTCRGCCASWAAARGGTTTTGTGTCAGCTGCCTTGACAACcccaaagaaaatgaaa GTCAAATCCTGACWCCTGTCTTCATTGGTATTGGTGTAGCTTTTCTACTTACAGTATGCGCCTTGCTGGTTGCTGTCTG GTTTCAGAAAACTCACCATAAACCTAAAAGTGTCACAGCTACTTCAGGTCAACATGGAGCCAAAGAGCAAACCAAG GCCGACAACAGCCAGCCTTCAACTGGGACTGATCTGAGCTGCAACAAGCCAGAAAAAATGAGTAAAAGCTCAGCAGACAAAAGTGAAGATGTKGTGTATGCTCGTTTAAATTGGAGAGAAAATAACAAWGTGAAGGAGGAAGATATTTACGTGAACCTTGAACTGTCCGAGGGCCCCTGTTTGAAtgagaaaaagtgtgacaatggGGGAGGACATTCTGTGAGCAATAAAGAGGAAATAGAAAGTATGCATGCTGAAGAKAAGACTAAAAACATGAGAAGGGAATCAGAGGTTGTATATGCTCAGGTTAAATTTCAGACCAAAMCCCCAAAGTAA